The Lycium ferocissimum isolate CSIRO_LF1 chromosome 10, AGI_CSIRO_Lferr_CH_V1, whole genome shotgun sequence genome window below encodes:
- the LOC132033581 gene encoding uncharacterized protein LOC132033581: MVETPPTLADSSASNEGTQTQNSLRLKPKKNSIDSTNPLYFHPSDSPGMVLVNSVFDGKGYGGWRRGILIALSAKNKVGFIDGTLSQPPSSSDLSKTWTRCNDMISESVQGNLDVASYYTKLKRLWDELDSLDITQHCNCDCTCGGKSKTNKSQQDGRLIQFLMGLNDAYIGARSTLLLMSPLPSVNHAYSLLIRDEKQRESHDSQRYNYDKKPSYEGKGNNNNLFCTYCKKTNHTIGRCYRLIGFPADFKFTKSKKYPTSAKSNATMTHEETILNSTSMGDKPMT; encoded by the exons ATGGTTGAAACTCCTCCCACACTAGCAGATTCTTCTGCATCTAATGAAGGAACCCAGACTCAAAACTCACTGAGactcaaaccaaaaaaaaactcCATTGATTCAACTAATCCTCTTTACTTCCACCCATCTGATTCACCAGGAATGGTGCTTGTGAACTCTGTGTTTGATGGAAAGGGTTATGGAGGCTGGCGTAGAGGAATCTTGATTGCCTTGTCTGCCAAGAACAAGGTGGGTTTCATTGATGGAACCCTATCTCAACCTCCCAGTTCTTCAGATCTGTCCAAAACTTGGACAAGGTGCAATGATATG ATAAGTGAGTCAGTTCAGGGAAATTTGGATGTAGCAAGTTACTATACTAAACTCAAAAGACTATGGGATGAGTTAGATAGTTTAGATATCACTCAACATTGCAACTGTGACTGCACTTGTGGtggaaaatcaaaaacaaacaaaTCTCAACAAGATGGAAGGTTGATCCAATTTCTCATGGGCTTAAATGATGCCTACATTGGGGCTAGAAGCACTTTACTTTTAATGTCCCCTTTACCATCTGTCAATCATGCTTACTCTTTGCTAATCAGGGATGAGAAGCAAAGAGAG TCTCATGATTCACAAAGGTACAACTATGATAAGAAACCAAGCTATGAAGGAAAAGGAAACAATAACAATCTCTTTTGTACCTATTGCAAGAAGACTAATCACACAATTGGAAGGTGCTATAGGTTGATTGGGTTTCCAGCAGATTTCAAGTTTACCAAGTCAAAGAAGTACCCTACTAGTGCTAAAAGTAATGCAACAATGACACATGAGGAGACTATTCTCAACTCAACTAGTATGGGAGACAAACCAATGACTTAA